A window from Drosophila simulans strain w501 chromosome 4, Prin_Dsim_3.1, whole genome shotgun sequence encodes these proteins:
- the LOC6724714 gene encoding 43 kDa receptor-associated protein of the synapse homolog isoform X2: MSWESINSKDLLSIPPSQNLSATRLLTSPDGSRYLLENSSDLCHLDESFSRLAGYGSSPDVGSRSAWASQALLRSGSVISCFLSCQQSLRQYIAKRKIERGRRLYEQNNQTEAVRTWRSALKGTCQREDCFQLLGYLYQAHMDWGKFREAIEFSHQQLGISEELDSPNMRAETYLNLSRAHASLGGLERSLSYARHSLYNECGTKCRSGLVHLTVARVYLEMGGFSRALEGLQGAYKIATAIGDPSLELQVYVALSELFGRLQDNDKSATYASKAYDLSRSLQLGDLNSCHHRAALLRMAVSLRKQGELGDAQDYCKEATKLSLISGDQATYTRSIRVMGDIYRKKMDMDRAFRQYEQAMGTSASLGDRMAQMEAMDGAARCLETLRLQNKICNCRPLEFNTRLLEVASSIGAKMCL; encoded by the exons ATGTCATGGGAGAGCATTAATTCCAAGGATCTCCTTAG CATCCCACCAAGCCAGAATCTGTCTGCAACACGTTTACTTACATCACCTGATGGATCTCGTTACCTATTGGAAAATTCAAGCG ACTTGTGTCACTTAGATGAGAGTTTTTCGCGGTTGGCGGGATATGGATCCAGTCCAGACGTAGGATCACGTTCGGCATGGGCTAGCCAGGCGCTATTACGATCAGGTTCTGTTATCAGTTGCTTTTTGTCCTGCCAGCAAAGCTTAAGGCAGTACATAGCTAAACGGAAG ATCGAGCGAGGACGACGGCTATATGaacaaaacaatcaaacgGAGGCCGTACGCACTTGGCGTAGTGCACTGAAAGGGACGTGCCAAAGAGAGGACTGCTTCCAGCTACTAGGATATTTGTATCAGGCACATATGGACTGGGGAAAATTTCGTGAGGCAATAGAATTTAGTCATCAGCAGCTCGG AATTTCAGAGGAGCTGGATTCGCCAAATATGAGAGCCGAGACGTATTTAAATCTCAGCAGGGCACACGCCAGCTTGGGAGGCTTAGAGCGATCGCTGAGTTATGCCAGGCACTCACTTTACAATGAGTGCGGCACTAAATGCAGAAGTGGACTTGTCCATTTGACGGTTGCACGTGTATACCTAGAAATGGGTGGGTTCTCTAGGGCTTTGGAGGGCTTGCAGGGTGCCTACAAAATTGCCACAGCTATTGGAGATCCATCACTGGAGTTACAAGTGTATGTCGCGCTTTCTGAGCTTTTCGGACGCCTTCAGGATAACGATAAAAGTGCAACATACGCTTCTAAAGCCTACGACTTATCACGATCACTGCAACTGGGTGACCTAAACTCATGCCACCATAGAGCAGCTCTATTGCGAATGGCGGTTTCTCTCCGCAAGCAGGGTGAGCTTGGAGACGCGCAAGATTATTGTAAG GAGGCCACTAAGCTTTCCCTTATTTCTGGAGACCAGGCGACTTACACGAGAAGTATTCGCGTCATGGGCGACATTTACAGAAAGAAAATGGACATGGAT CGTGCATTCCGGCAATATGAACAAGCTATGGGTACGTCGGCAAGCTTAGGAGATCGTATGGCCCAAATGGAGGCTATGGATGGAGCAGCTCGTTGTTTGGAAACACTCCGTCTACAGAACAAGATCTGCAATTGCAGACCACTAGAATTTAACACAAGACTTCTGGAAGTTGCCAGCTCAATTGGAGCCAAG ATGTGCCTATGA
- the LOC27209038 gene encoding NADH-ubiquinone oxidoreductase 49 kDa subunit, translating to MANIMRRTLVPGLSHLRLRPQLIAAGSAALTSQETRRGAAKWYPDPEFMKQFSGPVMYPDEVTSLWRVPPWNSKVTPVEKSVRNLTLNFGPQHPAAHGVLRLVLELDGETVMRADPHIGLLHRGTEKLIEYKTYTQALPYFDRLDYVSMMCNEQCYSLAVEKLLNIDVPLRAKYIRTLFAEITRILNHIMAVGTHALDVGALTPFFWLFEEREKMMEFYERVSGARMHAAYIRPGGVSLDMPLGLMDDIYEFASKFSERLDEVEDVLTTNRIWVQRTEDIGIVTADEALNYGFSGVMLRGSGIKWDLRKQQPYDAYHLVNFDVPIGTKGDCYDRYLCRVEEMRQSLRIIDQCLNQMPAGEIKTDDAKVAPPSRSEMKTSMEALIHHFKLFTQGYQVPPGATYTAIEAPKGEFGVYLISDGSSRPYRCKIKAPGFAHLAALEKIGKQHMLADVVAIIGTLDVVFGEIDR from the exons ATGGCCAATATTATGAGAAGAACGTTGGTTCCCGGACTTTCACACTTGAGGCTGCGGCCACAACTTATTGCAGCTGGATCGGCCGCGTTAAC TTCTCAGGAGACGCGACGGGGAGCTGCCAAGTGGTATCCAGATCCTGAGTTCATGAAGCAGTTTAGCGGTCCGGTGATGTATCCAGATGAGGTCACATCACTCTGGAGAGTGCCACCATGGAATA GCAAAGTAACGCCTGTCGAAAAGTCGGTGCGTAATCTGACCTTGAACTTCGGCCCACAACATCCCGCCGCCCACGGAGTCCTTCGTCTTGTGCTGGAGCTGGATGGAGAG ACCGTTATGCGTGCCGATCCGCATATTGGGCTGCTGCACCGTGGGACCGAAAAGCTCATAGAGTACAAGACATACACCCAGGCATTGCCGTATTTTGACCGGCTGGACTATGTCTCGATGATGTGCAACGAGCAATGCTACTCTCTGGCTGTAGAAAAGCTCCTTAATATTGATGTGCCTCTCCGTGCTAAGTACATTCGAA CTCTCTTTGCCGAGATTACTCGTATTCTCAATCACATTATGGCCGTCGGAACACATGCCTTAGATGTTGGTGCTCTAACGCCATTTTTTTGGCTATTCGAGGAGCGGGAGAAAATGATGGAATTCTATGAGCGAGTTTCTGGAGCCCGGATGCATGCTGCCTACATACGTCCTGGTGGAGTGTCATTG GATATGCCTCTTGGTCTTATGGACGATATCTATGAGTTTGCATCAAAGTTTTCCGAGCGATTGGACGAAGTGGAGGATGTGTTAACTACAAATCGAATCTGGGTGCAGCGGACCGAGGACATTGGGATCGTAACTGCAGATGAAGCTTTGAACTATGGCTTCAGTGGAGTTATGTTGCGTGGATCTGGCATAAAATGGGATCTTCGAAAGCAGCAGCCGTACGATGCCTATCATTTGGTAAACTTTGATGTCCCCATCGGCACCAAAGGAGACTGCTATGACCGATATCTTTGTCGGGTCGAGGAAATGCGCCAGTCATTACGAATTATTGATCAATGCCTAAACCAAATGCCTGCTGGAGAAATTAAAACGGACGATGCCAAGGTGGCGCCTCCGTCACGGTCCGAAATGAAGACATCCATGGAGGCACTTATTCACCACTTTAAGTTGTTTACCCAAGGATATCAAGTTCCACCCGGGGCAACATACACGGCAATAGAGGCTCCGAAGGGCGAGTTTGGAGTTTACCTTATATCAGATGGGTCCAGTCGTCCATACCGCTGTAAAATCAAAGCTCCAGGGTTTGCTCACTTGGCAGCTTTAGAGAAGATTGGAAAGCAGCACATGCTAGCCGACGTCGTTGCAATAATTGGAACTTTGGATGTCGTATTTGGGGAGATAGACCGTTAG
- the LOC27207985 gene encoding transcriptional activator protein Pur-beta isoform X2, whose translation MSDLGSGDDGISGSKYNVANMEGSSSRNDFDSSAKGGSGVEQELATKMLQIQSKRFYLDVKQNRRGRFIKVAEIGADGRRSQIYLALSTAAEFRDHLSSFSDYYASLGPPNTDNLPEDGKLKSEMMIKDYRRYYLDLKENARGRFLRVSQTITRGGPRSQIALPAQGMIEFRDALTDLLEEFGANDGGFKGDLPEERHMKVDNKNFYFDIGQNNRGVYMRISEVKNNFRTSITIPEKCWIRFRDIFNDYCEKMKKSSDSITAEINLPTSSNSLK comes from the exons ATGTCCGATCTGGGAAGTGGAGATGATGGCATCTCAGGATCAA AATATAATGTTGCAAATATGGAGGGTTCCTCAAGTAGGAACGACTTCGATTCTTCTGCAAAAG GAGGAAGCGGCGTCGAACAGGAATTGGCTacgaaaatgttgcaaatacaATCTAAACGATTTTATTTGGATGTAAAACAAAATAGAAGAGGCCGTTTTATAAAGGTTGCAGAG ATTGGCGCTGATGGTAGACGTAGTCAAATTTACTTGGCTCTTTCAACTGCAGCCGAATTTCGTGATCATTTGTCCTCATTTAGCGATTACTATGCTTCTCtag GTCCACCAAACACCGACAATTTACCGGAAGATGGTAAACTTAAATCTGAAATGATGATAAAAGATTACAGAAGGTATTACTTGGACTTAAAGGAAAATGCGCGTGGCCGATTTTTACGG GTATCGCAAACGATAACCAGAGGGGGGCCTAGATCCCAAATCGCTTTACCGGCTCAAGGAATGATCGAGTTTCGTGACGCTCTTACAGATTTGTTAGAAGAGTTTGGAGCTAATGATGGAGG GTTTAAAGGAGATTTACCGGAAGAGCGACACATGAAGGTggataataaaaatttttattttgatatcgGGCAAAATAATCGAGGAGTGTACATGCGGATAAGCGAA GTGAAAAATAACTTCCGGACTTCGATAACTATTCCGGAGAAATGTTGGATTCGCTTTCGagatatttttaatgattattgcgagaaaatgaaaaaatcgtCCGACTCAATTACTGCCGAAATTAACTTACCTACATCTTCAAATAGtcttaaataa
- the LOC120285206 gene encoding uncharacterized protein LOC120285206, which yields MEITKKKCNHILVIVDALPKYAWLYPTRSTGVEKLILVRKIRCRLALIYRALGDEDQYNTHFRLANQTDAALGLNCGACGELLGLRPENLEALPCAHILHARCAYEILRRREKNAPRSCPACNKLISSRTHLCGSVPVESESTNRGGTAASTFNTNSLSVDGLLGINSDILLPSAAFCYVQNPALDTENSALLSPKVIYHSNLSLASLSMRASSLTIDSGQNVTSSV from the exons ATGGAGATCACCAAAAAGAAGTGTAATCACATACTAGTCATCGTAGATGCATTACCGAAATACGCTTGGTTGTATCCGACGCGAAGTACTGGGGTAGAGAAG CTGATTCTGGTTCGCAAAATTCGTTGCCGACTGGCATTGATCTACCGGGCACTAGGAGACGAAGATCAATACAACACCCATTTTAGACTAGCTAATCAAACGGATGCTGCGCTAGGCTTAAATTGCGGAGCGTGTGGGGAGTTGCTTGGACTTCGTCCAGAAAACTTGGAAGCTCTACCCTGTGCACACATTCTTCATGCAAG ATGTGCCTATGAAATTTTGCGACGGCGGGAGAAAAATGCCCCGCGATCATGCCCCGCCTGCAACAAACTGATCAGCTCACGCACACATCTCTGCGGCAGCGTTCCGGTTGAAAGTGAAAGCACCAACAGAGGCGGCACAGCCGCTTCTACCTTCAATACGAATTCTTTGTCGGTCGACGGCCTCCTAGGGATAAACTCCGACATCCTTTTACCTTCGGCTGCGTTTTGCTACGTTCAGAATCCAGCTCTAGATACCGAAAACAGCGCTCTCCTGTCTCCCAAAGTCATTTACCACAGCAACTTATCATTGGCATCGCTAAGTATGCGTGCGTCTAGCCTGACAATCGATAGCGGCCAAAATGTGACGTCATCTGTGTGA
- the LOC27207985 gene encoding transcriptional activator protein Pur-beta isoform X1, with translation MSDLGSGDDGISGSKYNVANMEGSSSRNDFDSSAKGGSGVEQELATKMLQIQSKRFYLDVKQNRRGRFIKVAEIGADGRRSQIYLALSTAAEFRDHLSSFSDYYASLGPPNTDNLPEDGKLKSEMMIKDYRRYYLDLKENARGRFLRVSQTITRGGPRSQIALPAQGMIEFRDALTDLLEEFGANDGGRFKGDLPEERHMKVDNKNFYFDIGQNNRGVYMRISEVKNNFRTSITIPEKCWIRFRDIFNDYCEKMKKSSDSITAEINLPTSSNSLK, from the exons ATGTCCGATCTGGGAAGTGGAGATGATGGCATCTCAGGATCAA AATATAATGTTGCAAATATGGAGGGTTCCTCAAGTAGGAACGACTTCGATTCTTCTGCAAAAG GAGGAAGCGGCGTCGAACAGGAATTGGCTacgaaaatgttgcaaatacaATCTAAACGATTTTATTTGGATGTAAAACAAAATAGAAGAGGCCGTTTTATAAAGGTTGCAGAG ATTGGCGCTGATGGTAGACGTAGTCAAATTTACTTGGCTCTTTCAACTGCAGCCGAATTTCGTGATCATTTGTCCTCATTTAGCGATTACTATGCTTCTCtag GTCCACCAAACACCGACAATTTACCGGAAGATGGTAAACTTAAATCTGAAATGATGATAAAAGATTACAGAAGGTATTACTTGGACTTAAAGGAAAATGCGCGTGGCCGATTTTTACGG GTATCGCAAACGATAACCAGAGGGGGGCCTAGATCCCAAATCGCTTTACCGGCTCAAGGAATGATCGAGTTTCGTGACGCTCTTACAGATTTGTTAGAAGAGTTTGGAGCTAATGATGGAGG CAGGTTTAAAGGAGATTTACCGGAAGAGCGACACATGAAGGTggataataaaaatttttattttgatatcgGGCAAAATAATCGAGGAGTGTACATGCGGATAAGCGAA GTGAAAAATAACTTCCGGACTTCGATAACTATTCCGGAGAAATGTTGGATTCGCTTTCGagatatttttaatgattattgcgagaaaatgaaaaaatcgtCCGACTCAATTACTGCCGAAATTAACTTACCTACATCTTCAAATAGtcttaaataa
- the LOC27208282 gene encoding uncharacterized protein LOC27208282, translating to MQERPKQLRLTVSWTQSKSKIHDSCQRRSMLACKRRLTTTKVLEDSHPPVAFPNSNTHWHQKQKEKHKVQLYSGKPLSIKLYVPRSIESIPKIRHKALTTTNKQQPAMHRKSKSKSKFQAFNNLKPLYSPSKRQPSAKHSSALVEARIESKATRHFVGKKRIKNRDCLLSSPQPSPMRCKMMIPFPKFGATSFVTLLTLICMETVLLSTMSSCAKTFYMHWNTSNSIFRIDNTDHIIDVNKGNLAFEFDQVHIICPVYEPGTFENETEKYIIYNVSKVEYETCRITNADPRVIAICDKPQKLMFFTITFRPFTPQPGGLEFLPGNDYYFISTSSKDDLYRRIGGRCSTNNMKVVFKVCCGPEDKNKTTAISNSKSVTDTGGAINVNIGNNDESRVNSQGNNIAIGTNIGINGGLIIGGPQSAGMPINPLSGNNNLNGIPTTINSNIDQFNRIPIQPNIIGNHVGTNAVGTGIVGGGGIILTPGHAHGNINMLQPGRGGINGAYPGHHHIQTGIRINNVPTQHNYPSHKGNPNSNINGNDDHHHYNKHPNEVVKNEELTYNSGAATSDGNIFALWIWILSIFPLLSIESCHLSSYWINGPLLVSTIAILGIHYLIQSTLQTTVQRYSPGMVEITATSMNGMFDQNAGTIEYDR from the exons ATGCAAGAACGACCAAAGCAACTGCGTCTTACTGTTTCCTGGACCCAGTCAAAGTCTAAGATTCATGACAGTTGTCAACGTCGGAGCATGTTGGCATGTAAGAGGCGCTTAACTACCACTAAAGTGCTTGAAGACTCACATCCACCAGTAGCTTTCCCCAATTCCAACACTCACTGGCATCAGAAACAAAAGGAGAAACATAAAGTTCAGCTATACTCTGGAAAACCCTTAAGCATTAAGCTGTACGTGCCACGAAGTATTGAGAGTATCCCAAAAATTCGGCATAAGGCGCTTACGACAACGAATAAACAACAACCTGCTATGCATCGAAAGTCTAAGAGCAAAAGCAAGTTTCAAGCTTTTAACAATCTCAAGCCGCTTTATTCTCCGAGTAAAAGACAACCATCCGCGAAGCATTCATCAGCACTGGTGGAAGCACGGATAGAATCAAAGGCAACACGGCATTTTGTTGGTAAAAAGAGGATTAAGAACAGGGACTGCCTGTTATCTTCGCCTCAGCCATCGCCAATGAGATGCAAAATGATGATTCCATTTCCAAAGTTTGGTGCCACATCCTTTGTTACTTTGCTCACTTTAATTTGTATGGAAACGGTTCTGCTCTCCACCATGTCTAGTTGCGCCAAGACTTTTTACATGCATTGGAACACATCGAACAGTAT ATTTCGGATTGATAACACAGATCATATTATCGATGTTAATAAAGGAAATCTTGCATTTGAGTTCGATCAGGTTCATATAATATGCCCCGTATATGAGCCAGGGACTTTTGAGAACGAAActgaaaaatacataatttacAATGTGTCTAAAGTGGAGTATGAAACTTGTCGCATAACAAATGCAGATCCGCGAGTAATAGCTATATGTGATAAACCTCagaaattaatgttttttacaATAACTTTCCGGCCATTTACACCGCAGCCAGGTGGCTTGGAGTTCCTACCTGGAAATGATTATTACTTTATTT caACTTCATCTAAGGATGATTTATATCGAAGAATTGGAGGTCGATGCTCTACAAATAACATGAAAGTAGTCTTTAAAGTGTGTTGTGGCCCAgaggacaaaaacaaaaccacgGCGATAAGCAATTCTAAATCTGTTACAGACACCGGAGGAGCCATTAATGTCAATATAGGGAATAATGATGAAAGTCGTGTTAATAGCCAGGGCAATAACATAGCTATTGGAACCAACATTGGTATAAATGGAGGCCTAATTATAGGGGGACCTCAGTCAGCAGGAATGCCAATTAATCCACTAAGCGGGAATAACAATCTTAATGGCATACCCACTACTATTAATTCAAACATTGATCAGTTTAATCGGATTCCAATCCAGCCAAACATAATCGGCAATCATGTAGGGACTAATGCCGTAGGAACCGGAATTGTCGGTGGTGGAGGAATAATATTAACTCCTGGCCATGCTCATGGCAACATTAATATGCTGCAACCAGGGCGAGGTGGAATAAACGGAGCATATCCCGGACATCACCACATCCAAACTGGGATACGGATAAACAATGTGCCTACGCAACACAACTATCCGTCCCATAAGGGTAATCCTAACAGTAATATTAACGGAAACG atgACCACCATCATTACAACAAACATCCCAACGAGGTTGTAAAAAATGAAGAGCTGACATATAATAGTGGTGCAGCGACATCGGATGGTAACATCTTCGCTTTATGGATCTGGATTTTATCAATTTTCCCACTGCTATCTATTGAATCTTGCCATTTGTCTTCATATTGGATAAACGGACCACTTTTAGTCAGCACTATCGCGATTCTTGGCATTCATTATCTTATTCAAAGCACGTTGCAAACCACAGTGCAGCGATATAGTCCTGGAATGGTTGAAATCACCGCGACTTCTATGAACGGGATGTTTGACCAGAATGCCGGCACTATTGAATATGACCggtga
- the LOC6724714 gene encoding 43 kDa receptor-associated protein of the synapse isoform X1, whose amino-acid sequence MSWESINSKDLLSIPPSQNLSATRLLTSPDGSRYLLENSSDLCHLDESFSRLAGYGSSPDVGSRSAWASQALLRSGSVISCFLSCQQSLRQYIAKRKIERGRRLYEQNNQTEAVRTWRSALKGTCQREDCFQLLGYLYQAHMDWGKFREAIEFSHQQLGISEELDSPNMRAETYLNLSRAHASLGGLERSLSYARHSLYNECGTKCRSGLVHLTVARVYLEMGGFSRALEGLQGAYKIATAIGDPSLELQVYVALSELFGRLQDNDKSATYASKAYDLSRSLQLGDLNSCHHRAALLRMAVSLRKQGELGDAQDYCKEATKLSLISGDQATYTRSIRVMGDIYRKKMDMDRAFRQYEQAMGTSASLGDRMAQMEAMDGAARCLETLRLQNKICNCRPLEFNTRLLEVASSIGAKFLVRKIRCRLALIYRALGDEDQYNTHFRLANQTDAALGLNCGACGELLGLRPENLEALPCAHILHARCAYEILRRREKNAPRSCPACNKLISSRTHLCGSVPVESESTNRGGTAASTFNTNSLSVDGLLGINSDILLPSAAFCYVQNPALDTENSALLSPKVIYHSNLSLASLSMRASSLTIDSGQNVTSSV is encoded by the exons ATGTCATGGGAGAGCATTAATTCCAAGGATCTCCTTAG CATCCCACCAAGCCAGAATCTGTCTGCAACACGTTTACTTACATCACCTGATGGATCTCGTTACCTATTGGAAAATTCAAGCG ACTTGTGTCACTTAGATGAGAGTTTTTCGCGGTTGGCGGGATATGGATCCAGTCCAGACGTAGGATCACGTTCGGCATGGGCTAGCCAGGCGCTATTACGATCAGGTTCTGTTATCAGTTGCTTTTTGTCCTGCCAGCAAAGCTTAAGGCAGTACATAGCTAAACGGAAG ATCGAGCGAGGACGACGGCTATATGaacaaaacaatcaaacgGAGGCCGTACGCACTTGGCGTAGTGCACTGAAAGGGACGTGCCAAAGAGAGGACTGCTTCCAGCTACTAGGATATTTGTATCAGGCACATATGGACTGGGGAAAATTTCGTGAGGCAATAGAATTTAGTCATCAGCAGCTCGG AATTTCAGAGGAGCTGGATTCGCCAAATATGAGAGCCGAGACGTATTTAAATCTCAGCAGGGCACACGCCAGCTTGGGAGGCTTAGAGCGATCGCTGAGTTATGCCAGGCACTCACTTTACAATGAGTGCGGCACTAAATGCAGAAGTGGACTTGTCCATTTGACGGTTGCACGTGTATACCTAGAAATGGGTGGGTTCTCTAGGGCTTTGGAGGGCTTGCAGGGTGCCTACAAAATTGCCACAGCTATTGGAGATCCATCACTGGAGTTACAAGTGTATGTCGCGCTTTCTGAGCTTTTCGGACGCCTTCAGGATAACGATAAAAGTGCAACATACGCTTCTAAAGCCTACGACTTATCACGATCACTGCAACTGGGTGACCTAAACTCATGCCACCATAGAGCAGCTCTATTGCGAATGGCGGTTTCTCTCCGCAAGCAGGGTGAGCTTGGAGACGCGCAAGATTATTGTAAG GAGGCCACTAAGCTTTCCCTTATTTCTGGAGACCAGGCGACTTACACGAGAAGTATTCGCGTCATGGGCGACATTTACAGAAAGAAAATGGACATGGAT CGTGCATTCCGGCAATATGAACAAGCTATGGGTACGTCGGCAAGCTTAGGAGATCGTATGGCCCAAATGGAGGCTATGGATGGAGCAGCTCGTTGTTTGGAAACACTCCGTCTACAGAACAAGATCTGCAATTGCAGACCACTAGAATTTAACACAAGACTTCTGGAAGTTGCCAGCTCAATTGGAGCCAAG TTTCTGGTTCGCAAAATTCGTTGCCGACTGGCATTGATCTACCGGGCACTAGGAGACGAAGATCAATACAACACCCATTTTAGACTAGCTAATCAAACGGATGCTGCGCTAGGCTTAAATTGCGGAGCGTGTGGGGAGTTGCTTGGACTTCGTCCAGAAAACTTGGAAGCTCTACCCTGTGCACACATTCTTCATGCAAG ATGTGCCTATGAAATTTTGCGACGGCGGGAGAAAAATGCCCCGCGATCATGCCCCGCCTGCAACAAACTGATCAGCTCACGCACACATCTCTGCGGCAGCGTTCCGGTTGAAAGTGAAAGCACCAACAGAGGCGGCACAGCCGCTTCTACCTTCAATACGAATTCTTTGTCGGTCGACGGCCTCCTAGGGATAAACTCCGACATCCTTTTACCTTCGGCTGCGTTTTGCTACGTTCAGAATCCAGCTCTAGATACCGAAAACAGCGCTCTCCTGTCTCCCAAAGTCATTTACCACAGCAACTTATCATTGGCATCGCTAAGTATGCGTGCGTCTAGCCTGACAATCGATAGCGGCCAAAATGTGACGTCATCTGTGTGA